One Paraburkholderia aromaticivorans genomic region harbors:
- a CDS encoding benzaldehyde dehydrogenase: MSSIDSKALWNGRIFSDGWTNAVGGVHPVTEPATGETLANVGLGGPEDVDRAAKSAAAAEEAWASTSFDQKAAILREAARLLKERAPEINEWNVRECGSTPAKAQWELHATFEQLLAAAAMPMQPDGALYPSAMPGRTNVCRHVPVGVVGVIAPWNFPILLSMRSVAPALALGNAVVLKPDPQSAVCGGLLLAKVFEDAGLPSGVLHVIPGAAEAGDALVRHPQVGMISFTGSTAVGRSIGRICGEMLKKVALELGGNNAIVILEDADLDAASSNGAWGSFLHQGQICMQTGRHLVHRSVADEYADKLAQRAKNLRVGNPHTEQVHLGPLINKKQLDRIDDIVRKSVAAGATLRAGGEFSKLFYSPTVLTDVTPDMPAFQEEIFGPVAPITVFDTDDEAVQLVNGTPYGLAAAVHTRSLARGLALSARIKAGMVHINDQTVNNEFHVPFGGMGASGNGGRFGGAANFHEFTQTQWVSVLDKPIIYPF; encoded by the coding sequence ATGAGCAGCATCGACAGCAAGGCCCTGTGGAACGGACGTATCTTTTCCGATGGATGGACGAACGCGGTCGGTGGCGTCCATCCCGTAACCGAACCCGCAACCGGGGAGACGTTGGCCAACGTAGGACTAGGCGGCCCCGAGGACGTTGACCGTGCGGCAAAGTCTGCAGCGGCCGCGGAGGAGGCGTGGGCGTCCACCTCGTTTGACCAGAAAGCTGCAATCTTGCGCGAAGCGGCAAGATTGCTTAAGGAACGTGCGCCCGAGATTAACGAATGGAACGTTAGAGAGTGTGGGTCCACACCGGCCAAAGCGCAGTGGGAACTGCATGCCACGTTTGAGCAATTGTTGGCAGCGGCAGCAATGCCCATGCAGCCCGACGGCGCGCTGTACCCGTCGGCGATGCCTGGTCGCACGAACGTTTGCCGGCACGTACCAGTCGGAGTTGTCGGTGTCATCGCTCCATGGAATTTCCCCATCCTGCTCTCGATGCGTTCAGTTGCGCCCGCACTTGCCCTTGGCAACGCAGTGGTGTTGAAACCGGACCCGCAAAGCGCGGTTTGCGGCGGACTGCTGCTCGCGAAAGTCTTTGAAGATGCCGGCTTGCCCTCGGGCGTTCTACACGTTATACCGGGCGCTGCCGAAGCCGGGGATGCGCTTGTGCGTCATCCACAAGTCGGGATGATTTCGTTCACGGGCTCGACAGCCGTTGGGCGCTCAATCGGCCGCATCTGCGGTGAGATGCTCAAGAAAGTTGCACTTGAGTTGGGTGGCAACAACGCCATTGTCATTCTGGAAGACGCGGACCTGGATGCTGCCAGTTCGAACGGAGCGTGGGGTTCGTTTCTTCACCAGGGGCAGATTTGCATGCAGACCGGAAGACATCTCGTACATCGTTCGGTCGCCGATGAGTATGCGGACAAGCTGGCTCAGCGCGCAAAAAATCTGCGTGTCGGCAACCCGCATACCGAACAGGTTCACCTCGGGCCGCTCATCAACAAAAAGCAACTCGACAGAATCGACGACATTGTGCGCAAGAGCGTGGCGGCTGGAGCAACGCTGCGGGCTGGCGGTGAATTCTCGAAGCTCTTCTATTCGCCGACTGTGCTGACCGATGTGACCCCTGACATGCCTGCGTTCCAGGAAGAAATCTTTGGGCCGGTAGCACCCATCACTGTGTTCGATACAGATGACGAGGCGGTTCAACTGGTCAACGGGACGCCGTATGGCCTGGCTGCCGCCGTCCATACGCGCTCCCTGGCGCGTGGACTGGCCCTGTCAGCGCGTATCAAAGCGGGCATGGTGCATATCAACGACCAGACGGTAAACAACGAGTTCCACGTGCCGTTCGGGGGAATGGGTGCGTCTGGCAACGGAGGGAGATTTGGAGGGGCGGCTAACTTCCACGAATTCACTCAGACGCAATGGGTAAGCGTACTCGACAAACCAATCATTTACCCATTCTAA
- a CDS encoding MFS transporter, with translation MSTNVFDNVVDGTRVNSFHLMIMFWCSMLMLFDGYDLVIYGSVLPQLMVEWKLPAVTAGFIGSSALFGMMGGALTLGSSSDRFGRRRVILACLVVFGLAAFGNGFCENSTQFVICRFFTGVGLGGMVPNIVALVTEMSPKAKRNIMVTVMLSFFSVGGVIAAVMGKVITPTFGWRANFLIAGLPLLTLPILFRWLPESIAFLLANRRFVEADRVLRKLSPSYQGSAESLASTQSTTSAKSTQSRTVQIFKDGRAADTLLIWVGFGMCMLMVYGLNTWLPKLMTANGYSLGSSLTFLITLNAGAIMGGLASGWLADRWGGKGTLILFFLVAAVSISLLGYKQSALILNVLLMLAGATTIGTLCIVHAFAAQFYPASVRSTGVGWAAAAGRFGAVAGPALGGYLVSMNLPITFNFMVFAVPGVIAAIAISLTSRARKPSAENAKIVVSAAD, from the coding sequence ATGAGCACCAACGTTTTCGACAACGTCGTCGACGGAACACGCGTCAACTCGTTTCACCTGATGATTATGTTCTGGTGCTCGATGTTGATGCTTTTCGACGGGTACGATCTGGTCATTTACGGCTCGGTCCTTCCGCAACTGATGGTCGAATGGAAGCTTCCTGCGGTGACCGCTGGCTTCATCGGCAGCAGCGCACTGTTTGGAATGATGGGAGGTGCACTGACGCTGGGTAGCTCATCGGACAGATTTGGACGTCGACGCGTGATTCTCGCGTGCCTGGTCGTCTTCGGACTTGCCGCGTTCGGCAATGGCTTCTGTGAAAACTCCACGCAGTTTGTCATCTGCCGTTTCTTTACCGGGGTGGGTCTGGGCGGCATGGTGCCGAACATCGTCGCCCTCGTGACCGAAATGTCACCGAAGGCAAAGCGCAACATCATGGTGACCGTGATGTTGAGTTTCTTCTCGGTAGGCGGAGTCATCGCCGCGGTGATGGGAAAAGTCATCACCCCCACCTTTGGATGGCGAGCCAACTTTCTGATTGCAGGTTTGCCCCTGCTCACGCTTCCCATCCTGTTCCGCTGGCTGCCGGAGTCGATTGCCTTTTTGCTCGCAAATCGCCGCTTCGTCGAGGCCGACCGCGTTCTACGCAAACTTTCTCCGAGCTACCAAGGCAGCGCCGAGTCGCTCGCATCGACGCAGTCGACGACATCGGCAAAGTCGACGCAATCCCGAACTGTACAAATCTTCAAGGACGGCCGAGCAGCAGATACGTTGCTGATTTGGGTGGGATTCGGGATGTGCATGTTGATGGTCTATGGCCTGAACACCTGGCTTCCCAAGCTGATGACGGCGAATGGATATTCGCTTGGCTCCAGTCTCACCTTCCTTATCACGCTGAACGCCGGTGCAATTATGGGCGGCCTTGCGAGCGGTTGGCTCGCGGACAGGTGGGGTGGTAAGGGCACGCTTATCCTTTTCTTTCTGGTTGCCGCAGTTTCAATCAGCCTCCTCGGCTATAAGCAGAGCGCTCTTATCCTCAATGTTCTGCTGATGCTGGCAGGCGCAACGACTATCGGGACCTTGTGCATCGTGCACGCATTCGCCGCGCAGTTCTATCCGGCGAGTGTCCGCTCAACCGGGGTCGGTTGGGCTGCCGCGGCAGGTCGATTTGGCGCCGTCGCCGGTCCCGCTTTAGGGGGTTACCTTGTCAGCATGAATCTTCCAATCACTTTCAATTTCATGGTGTTCGCGGTTCCTGGCGTCATCGCGGCAATCGCCATATCGTTGACTTCGCGGGCAAGGAAGCCATCGGCGGAGAACGCAAAAATCGTCGTCTCCGCGGCAGACTGA
- a CDS encoding enolase C-terminal domain-like protein codes for MSDTKIVGLRTRAVNVPLEYPVKTAVGTVASSPLVLLDLQTDGGVTGHAYLFTYTPMALKPVQQMVNELAAVIVGQPLAPRHIDQLLQSKFRLLGNTGLVRMATAGIDMALWDAKAKLHGVPLVELLGGVARPLPAYDSHSMDGVELATHRAKGAAEAGFSAIKTKIGYPTLQDDIKVIRSIREVVGDNVQIMVDYNQGLTVPEAIRRCLVLEQEGIAWVEEPTLQQDYAGHAQVRNALNVPVQMGENWFGPDEMSLALGAGACDLCMPDLMKIGGVTGWLRASALAEQHGLPMSSHIFQEFSAHLLAVSPTCHWLERMDLAGPILEPTLKFKDGKAHFGELPGAGIVWRAHEVQRYLV; via the coding sequence ATGAGCGACACGAAAATCGTCGGACTGCGCACGCGTGCAGTGAACGTTCCGTTGGAATACCCCGTAAAGACAGCTGTGGGCACCGTGGCAAGCTCGCCGCTCGTTCTGCTCGACCTGCAGACGGATGGAGGAGTTACAGGGCATGCCTACCTTTTCACATACACGCCCATGGCCTTGAAGCCGGTGCAGCAGATGGTGAATGAGCTGGCGGCAGTTATCGTCGGGCAGCCACTCGCACCCCGCCATATTGACCAGTTGCTTCAGTCCAAATTCCGGCTACTTGGAAATACCGGCCTCGTCCGGATGGCGACGGCCGGCATTGATATGGCGCTGTGGGATGCGAAGGCCAAATTGCATGGAGTGCCGCTTGTTGAGTTGCTTGGTGGAGTCGCCCGGCCATTGCCTGCGTACGACAGCCACAGCATGGACGGCGTTGAGCTTGCGACGCATCGGGCAAAGGGCGCAGCCGAGGCGGGTTTCTCCGCCATTAAGACAAAAATCGGCTATCCGACTCTGCAGGACGACATCAAGGTGATTCGGAGCATCCGCGAGGTTGTCGGGGACAACGTTCAAATCATGGTCGACTACAACCAGGGGCTAACGGTTCCGGAAGCCATCCGTCGCTGCCTGGTGCTGGAGCAGGAAGGCATCGCGTGGGTGGAGGAGCCGACGTTGCAGCAAGACTATGCAGGACATGCACAGGTGCGTAATGCACTGAATGTGCCGGTGCAGATGGGTGAGAACTGGTTTGGACCCGATGAAATGAGTCTCGCACTTGGCGCAGGGGCCTGCGACCTTTGCATGCCCGATTTGATGAAAATCGGCGGAGTGACAGGGTGGCTCCGTGCAAGCGCGCTCGCTGAACAACATGGACTGCCGATGTCGAGCCACATTTTCCAGGAATTTAGCGCACATCTTCTGGCCGTCAGCCCCACGTGTCACTGGCTCGAACGGATGGACCTTGCGGGCCCAATCCTTGAGCCGACCCTCAAGTTCAAAGACGGTAAAGCGCACTTCGGCGAACTACCGGGTGCAGGTATTGTCTGGCGAGCGCACGAAGTCCAGCGGTACCTGGTTTAA
- a CDS encoding SDR family oxidoreductase has protein sequence MAGELQGKVAVVTGAASGIGLASTQAMLTAGARVVLVDRDEAALRSICGELGDAAIPLVVDLLDPAACSALVPRVLDITGQIDILHANAGTYVGGELVESDTAAIDRMLNLNVNVVMKNVHDVLPHMIARRTGDIVVTSSLAAHFPTPWEPVYASSKWAINCFVQTVRRQVFKHGLRVGSVSPGPVISALLADWPEEKLKEAKESGSLIEASEVADVIMFMLTRQRGLTIRDVVLMPTNFDL, from the coding sequence ATGGCCGGAGAACTTCAGGGCAAGGTCGCTGTTGTGACTGGCGCTGCTTCAGGGATAGGTTTGGCGAGCACCCAGGCGATGTTGACTGCCGGTGCTCGCGTCGTGCTGGTCGACCGCGATGAGGCGGCATTGAGGTCAATCTGTGGCGAGCTCGGCGACGCGGCCATTCCTTTAGTCGTGGATTTGCTCGATCCAGCAGCCTGCTCGGCGCTCGTACCTCGTGTGCTGGACATCACTGGGCAAATCGACATACTGCACGCGAACGCTGGCACCTATGTGGGTGGCGAGTTGGTCGAGTCAGACACTGCAGCGATTGACCGGATGCTGAATCTCAACGTCAATGTCGTGATGAAAAACGTTCACGACGTGCTGCCCCACATGATTGCCCGCCGAACCGGCGATATAGTCGTGACGAGCTCTCTGGCGGCCCACTTCCCGACGCCGTGGGAGCCGGTCTATGCTTCGTCCAAGTGGGCGATTAACTGCTTTGTCCAGACGGTGCGGCGCCAGGTTTTTAAACACGGGCTCCGCGTCGGCTCTGTGTCGCCCGGCCCAGTCATCAGCGCATTACTTGCCGATTGGCCAGAAGAAAAACTGAAAGAAGCCAAAGAATCCGGAAGCCTGATTGAGGCTAGTGAGGTCGCGGACGTAATCATGTTCATGCTGACGCGGCAACGCGGCCTGACGATTCGAGACGTGGTCTTGATGCCTACCAACTTCGACCTATAG
- a CDS encoding alpha-hydroxy-acid oxidizing protein, with the protein MSKPVNVADFRLLAKKRLPRMVFDYLEGGAEDESGLKHNRQVFENVRFQPRRLVDVSKRSIETTLFGKALSAPLVIAPTGLNGILWPDGDLVLARAAEKFGIPFALSTASTASIESVAKASKGDLWFQLYVVHRKLAELLVKRALNAGYTTLILTTDVGVNGKRERDIRNGFGLPMRYSPKTILDGALHPRWSFDLVRNGVPQLANFASDDVQDTELQAALMSRQMDASFSWDDLVWLRNLWPHKLLIKGISRADDAERCIALGADGVILSNHGGRQLDSAIAPLDALEPTATRLRAPVLLDSGIRRGSDVVKALAKGASAVLLGRATLYGLAADGARGVDAVLEIMRDEIDRTLAQIGCPSVSQLSKDYVWPGDTQDSLWAAAPNYETEVMEK; encoded by the coding sequence ATGAGCAAGCCTGTTAACGTAGCCGACTTTCGTCTTCTGGCGAAGAAGCGCCTGCCGCGTATGGTTTTTGACTATCTCGAAGGCGGCGCAGAGGACGAATCCGGTTTAAAGCACAACCGCCAGGTCTTCGAAAATGTTCGGTTCCAGCCGCGTCGTCTCGTCGACGTCAGCAAGCGGAGCATTGAAACAACGCTATTCGGCAAGGCGTTAAGCGCGCCGCTCGTCATTGCCCCGACCGGGCTGAACGGCATTCTCTGGCCAGATGGCGACCTTGTGCTTGCTCGTGCGGCGGAAAAGTTTGGGATTCCCTTCGCGTTGTCGACCGCGTCTACAGCGTCAATCGAGTCTGTCGCCAAGGCATCTAAAGGCGACCTCTGGTTCCAGCTCTATGTCGTGCATCGCAAGCTGGCGGAGCTGCTCGTCAAGCGCGCGTTGAACGCTGGATACACTACGCTGATTCTGACTACCGACGTTGGTGTCAATGGGAAACGTGAGCGGGACATCAGGAACGGGTTCGGGCTGCCGATGCGCTACAGCCCCAAAACGATTCTCGACGGCGCTCTTCATCCCCGCTGGTCATTCGACCTGGTGCGCAATGGCGTGCCTCAGCTCGCGAACTTTGCAAGCGATGACGTACAGGACACTGAACTGCAAGCCGCATTGATGAGCCGGCAGATGGATGCGAGCTTCTCTTGGGACGACCTGGTGTGGCTGCGAAACCTGTGGCCACACAAACTGCTTATCAAGGGGATTAGCCGAGCCGACGATGCCGAGCGATGCATAGCGCTCGGCGCAGACGGGGTCATTCTCTCGAATCACGGCGGCCGCCAGCTTGACAGCGCCATCGCGCCGCTGGATGCACTCGAGCCGACTGCCACCCGACTTCGTGCGCCCGTTCTCCTCGACAGCGGAATCCGCCGGGGTTCGGATGTCGTCAAAGCACTAGCGAAAGGAGCGAGCGCCGTACTCCTCGGTCGCGCAACCCTTTACGGACTTGCTGCGGATGGTGCGCGTGGTGTAGACGCGGTGCTGGAAATCATGAGGGATGAGATTGACAGGACGCTCGCTCAAATCGGTTGTCCCTCCGTTTCGCAACTTTCCAAAGATTATGTCTGGCCTGGCGACACACAGGATTCTCTGTGGGCAGCGGCGCCGAACTACGAAACTGAAGTGATGGAGAAGTGA